CTTGAACTGCACGGTGAGGTCGAAGTTCCCGCCGTTCTTCCTGGCGTTGATCTGCACGGGCGAGGTGGCGTTCTTGTCGCCGATGGGCGTCTTGCACGCGTACGGGACCTGGACCTCCTTGCCGGTGAAGTCGGTCTGGCCACTGCCCGTGCCGTCGCTCGCGGAGGCCGAGGCGGACGCGCTCGCCGTATGGGACGGGGTCGCCGACTGCGAGGCCGAGGCAGAGCCCGTCGGTGTGGCCGAGGTACTCGACGTGCTCCCGCTCCCGGCCGTCACCTCGATCGTCGCCGCCTTCTGCACCGTCTCCTTCGGTGTGCACTTGGTGTCCGTGGACATGGCGTTGACGGTGTACGCGTCCGGCGTCAGCGTCACCTGACCCGGCGCCGTCAGCTTCAGCGTGCCCTTCATGTCGGACAGCACCATGTCGCCGCCCTTGGGGATCGCCGGGTTCTCGCGCGGGCCCTGCATGGCGATGTCCGCGGTCTGCGCGCCGGCCGCCTTGAGGATGCCGGACGGCTGCACCGAGTTGGCGGGCAGGTCGATGATGTCGGGGTTCTTCGACGCGGCTTGCACGAATTTCCACACGACGTCGACCGTGTCGCCCACCTTCGCCGTGGCCGGCGCGGTGATCTCGACCTTCGTGGTGCCGTCGACGGGGTCGATGCCGGCGGGCGGCACGCAGTGCGTGGCGAACGACACCTCGGCCGCCTGCGCCGGGGCCGCGGCCACGCCGAGCAGGAGGCCCGCACCACCCAGCATCAGCGCCACTCCGGCCGCGCCCGCCCTCCGGCTCCTGCCCCCGGCCGTTCTCTCCCCCGTTCTCTCCCCCGTACTGTCGCCCCCTGCCGCAGAAACTCTCCGTTGCGTGCTCACGTGTTTCCCTTCGTCGGGGTCGTCGGGTTGTTCTCGTGCGGTGCGGAGAGCCGACCGTTCACCGCGGTCCCCGGATCCGTGTCCGGGGTGAACCACGGCAGGGCCGAAGTGGTGGTGTTCTCGGGAGCGGGCGAGGAAGCGCCCGGCCTGGGGACGTGCTCGGCTGCTGGCCCAGGGATGCGCCGGGTGAGTGCGGACAGACGCGGACCGCGTCGGCGTATCGCCCGCTTCGCCGGCCCGCGCGGCCGCACCCGGTCCACGACGGCCATGCCGACGCGGAACACGGCGGCCGGTACGACCACGCAGACCAGGAGCCAGAAGAGGGTCACACCCCACGGACGGCCGACGCCCCACGGCTGTTCGGCGAGGACCTTCCCGCCGTACTCCAGCGAGACCGTGTAGTCGCCGTGGGCGCCCGCCGACAGTTCCACCGGCAGCTTGATCCGCGCCTTCTTGCCGGGCGCGATCGTGCCCCGCCACTGCTGCTCGTCCCACTGCGGGGCGAACACCCCGTGGGAGGTGCCGACGCGGAAGACCGGGTTCTTCACCGGCGACGAGCCGACGTTGCCGACGGTGAACACGAGCGTGCGGGACGGCGGCGCGCCGAACCAGGTCAGCAGCCCGCCGGAGCCGTCGAGCCGGGTGTCCGTCAGGATCGAGAGGCGCCCGGCGGCGGACTCGGCGGGCAGCGGCTCCACGGCGTGCCCGGCGACCTGGAAGATCGCGTCCGCGTCCGCCCTGGTCCCGGTGGCGGTCGCGACGTGCACCACACAGGGGCAGGGCACGGGCGGCTCGACCACCGGCAGCTTCCTGCCGAACTTTCCCCGCGCGTCGGTCGTGACGGCCCGACCGTCCGCGTTGGCGCAGGAGTTGGTGCCGCCGATCACGCCTCGCGACGGCACGGACTGCCCACAGATCAGGATCATCAGCAGTGTCTTCGGCTGCCAGCCGCTGCCGGTGACGGTGATCGAACCGCCCGCCCCGGCCTGGGACGCGGAGAGCTTGACGGTTGGTCCGCCGGCCCCCCAGGCGGGCGCCGCCAAGGGCACCAGGACGAGCGCGAGCACCGCCACGAGTGCCGAGATACGCCCCTTCACATCATCGCTCCCGTCAACTCCGCTTCCCTACGCGGCCCGTCGTCCGTCGGCCCGTCCGGCGGGCGGTGCCTTCGGCGTCGTACGACCGCACCGGCGCCCACGGCCGCGAGCAGCCCGGCGACGGCGCCGCCCACGGCACCCCAGGGCACGAACCGCGCCGACGCGGACGCGGACGCGTGCGCCCCGCCCGCCGCCGTGACCGTGAGCCGCACGTCGACCGCGTCGAGCGCCGGGTGGTCGGACCACGGCTCACTCAGCCGGACCCGGCGGCCCGGCAGCAGTTCCAGGGGCAGGGTGCGCGGCGGCCGGTCCAGAACCCGGCCGAGGACTCCCTCGGCGCGCACCGCGAGCCTCGGCGTCAGCACGGTGGTGCCACGGTTGACCAGCTCGTAGGAGATCCGCCCGTCGCGCACCGCCACGTGCTCCACGGTCAGCGCGGACAGCGCGGGGCCCGAGACGCGGAGTTGGACGCGTACGGCCGACGAGCGGCCGTCCGCGCTCGCCACGATCGCGCCCGGGTGGTCGCCGGGCGCGGCGCCCGTGGGCACCGCCACGGTGAACGGCACGTCGGCGCGGGTCCGGGCGGGCACCGTCACCGAGACCGCGCGCACCGCCACATTCCCCCAAGCTCTCGGCTTCGCTCGAGCAGGGGGGACCCCCATCCCACCCGTCGTGCGTGCGAAGCCGATCCACGCCCCGGTGTCCACCGGCTTCCGCCGCACCGTGAATCCGCCGTCGGCGGTGTTGTCCGCGTCGGCGCCGCTCAGCCGGACGGTCAGCGGCTTCCCGCCAGGGTTGAACACCGACAGCGCGTCCTGGAGGACCGTCCCGGGCTCGCCCTCCGCGTAGACGTACGGCCGCCCGCCCGCGCCGCCGGTCGCGGGCGCGACGGACCAGCCGCCGTCGGCGACGGCGGGGGACACGGCGGCCAGCAGACTCAGGGCGGCGAGGGGGAGACAGAGGACGTGGCGGGCGTACGGCATCGGCGGCTCCTGCTTGGCGTACGAGGGACCCGGGGGGCCTCAGCGGTCAGCGGCCTCAGCGGCGTACCGCCTGGTTGCGGCGTGTCAGCCACAGCACTCCGGCGGCGCCCGCGAGCAGGACCGTGCCGCCGAGCGTGCCCAGCGCGATCGCGGAGTCCTCGGGGCCGGTCTTCGGGAGTTGGCCGCCGGAGTCCGTGCCGCTCTGCGTGGAGCCGGAGCCGCCGCCGCCCGCCGCCGTGACGTCGAGGGTCAGCGACGGCCCGGGACTGTTGGTGGGCGTGCACGTGGTCGTCGTGCCGAGCGCCTTGATGGTCAGCACGCCCGGCGTGAAGGTGACCTTGCCGGTCTTCTTCGGGGTGTAGGTACCGCTCAAGTCGTTGATCTTGATCGGCGTGTTGGCGGGGATCGCCGCCTGGTTGGCCGGGCCCGTCACCGTGACGGTGCCGTTGTCGGCGCCGCCCAGTTTGATGGTGGCGCTCGGGTTCATCGCCCCCTTGCCCAGTTCGACCGGGCTGGACGAGACGCCCTTCTGCCAGGACATGGTGAGCTTGTAGCCGCTGCCGCTCTTGACGCCCTTGATGTCGATGGGCGAGACGGCGCTCTTGTCGCCGATCGGCGTCTTGCAGTGGTAGTTGACATTGACGATCTCGGCCTGGGCTGCGGGGGCGGCCATCAATACCGCCGAGCCGGCCAGGGCCACGGCGGACGTGAGCGCGGCGGTTCGCTTGTGGTACGACACGGTCCCCTCATTCCTGACGGCACATCAGATCGGGCCGTCAAGGTACGCCCGGGGACTTATGGAGGGAAGACACAGTGCACGCCGGATCTGTGGTGATCCGGCGCGCAACAAGTGATGAACGAAGAAGGGTTCGAACCGCGGTGCGCCGCCCGTTCGGGGCACCGCGCCGTGGGTGAGGCGGCGTCAGGCGGGGGCGCCGAGCTCCGCCCACACGGTCTTGCCCGCGACCCCGGGCGTGCGGACGACCCCCCAGTCCAGGCAGAGCCGCTGCACGATGAACATCCCGTGACCGCCGGGGCGCCCGGCGCGGTGCGGGGTGCGGGGTGCGGGCTGGCCCCCGCCCTTGTCGGAGACCTCGATGCGCAGCACCTTGGTGTCGCACGCGATCCACAGCTCGTC
The Streptomyces sp. CGMCC 4.7035 DNA segment above includes these coding regions:
- a CDS encoding LPXTG cell wall anchor domain-containing protein translates to MSYHKRTAALTSAVALAGSAVLMAAPAAQAEIVNVNYHCKTPIGDKSAVSPIDIKGVKSGSGYKLTMSWQKGVSSSPVELGKGAMNPSATIKLGGADNGTVTVTGPANQAAIPANTPIKINDLSGTYTPKKTGKVTFTPGVLTIKALGTTTTCTPTNSPGPSLTLDVTAAGGGGSGSTQSGTDSGGQLPKTGPEDSAIALGTLGGTVLLAGAAGVLWLTRRNQAVRR
- a CDS encoding COG1470 family protein, producing MPYARHVLCLPLAALSLLAAVSPAVADGGWSVAPATGGAGGRPYVYAEGEPGTVLQDALSVFNPGGKPLTVRLSGADADNTADGGFTVRRKPVDTGAWIGFARTTGGMGVPPARAKPRAWGNVAVRAVSVTVPARTRADVPFTVAVPTGAAPGDHPGAIVASADGRSSAVRVQLRVSGPALSALTVEHVAVRDGRISYELVNRGTTVLTPRLAVRAEGVLGRVLDRPPRTLPLELLPGRRVRLSEPWSDHPALDAVDVRLTVTAAGGAHASASASARFVPWGAVGGAVAGLLAAVGAGAVVRRRRHRPPDGPTDDGPRREAELTGAMM